A region of the Corvus moneduloides isolate bCorMon1 chromosome 26, bCorMon1.pri, whole genome shotgun sequence genome:
GAGTGTAGTTCTTACACTTGACACAGTGTCAGCACCAGACATGCAGAGGCTCCACgcccagcagcaccctgggcGCTTTCtcagaactgcatttttttattattccagtgagaaaaaaagtatttcccaTCCCATAAACTttataaactgtattttatatttaggcagagggaagagcaaTACTTGCTGTATTTTAACCCCTAATGCCTCTGTGACAGAGTAATGAGGTTTCTCACTCCTGGGTGATGGACCTGGGAACCTTGCCCAACCCAAACTACAAAACTTTTTTCTGACCAAATACATTGCAGCCATTGGGGCAATGTAACCCACTAATAATCACATGCTTACAAAGTGTTGACTTACCTGACATGTCCCCACACTGGGAATGAGAGTAGGAAGCAGAATATGATTGGGAGGATTTCCCACCTCCTTGGAAAGATCCTTGGGAggcactgtaaaaaaaaagagaattcatCAAAACCTGCTAACATTGGATATTCAGTCGAAAGAGATACTGATGTAGCTTCAGGGACAAAAAGAATCTATTAGCAAGTACAtgaggatttctttttattcccttgCTATAATATGAAATACATACACAAGatcctgctgcccctcctgcagcagtgcccgGTACTGCTGGATCTCCTGTTCCAGGCGGGTTTTTATACCCAGGAGCATCTTGTACTCCTGGCTCTGACTCTCCATCTCACAGCGGATGCTGGCCAGCTCCTCCTCAACGCAGTTGATCTGCCCCTGGATTTGTTGCAGCAGGCAGCCATAACGAGACTCAGTTTCTGCCAGGGAGTTTTCCAGAGAGCTTTTCTGGAAGGGCAAACACAGGAGTTGAGGAGCAGAGTTCTACAGCTCCCTGCCCGTGCCAAGGAGAGAAGGGCCCGCAGATCCTGCCCACGTACCGTGCTGAGCTGCGCCTGCAGTTCAATCTCCAGGTTCTGCATCTCGCGCCTCAGCTCGGtgagctggtggctgctggtCTGGAtgtcctggctgctggaagTGACCTGCTGATTGACTTCTTGGATCTGCGGAGTCAAACCCCAGAGACACCTTCTGAGCCACAGGGGAGCAGATTTGCTGAATGAGAACTCAAGTCTCCAGGGAGCCTCTCACTTTCAGCCAGTGCCGGTACCAGGGTGTCTGAGCTGTCCCAGCAAAGGAGGCTCCACTCTGGGCATTGCTACGTACCTTCACCTCATACCACTGCTCCACCTCCTTGCGGTTCCTTGCAATGATCTCCTCGTATTCATTTCTCAGGTCGTTCAGGGTCTTTGTCAAGTCTTCTCCAGGGGCGGCATTGACTTCCACGCTCACATCGCCACCAGTTTGGGACTGGAGCTGCCTCATTTCCTGCGGGGAGTCAAGGGAGAGACACAAGAGCACACACAGGTCATTTGTTGTGCTGGGGACTGTGGGCAAATCAGTACCAAGGTACAAAGGAACGATAATCCCATGGCATAAGGTGGGATTGACTTGATATGTGAAGGTGGGAACCGTGAAGAATCAACAGATTATGTCTTTGGCTGTGCTATCTATCATTGTATTGTACCTCCTCATGGTTTCTCTTCAGAGCAATCAGCTCATCCTTCAAAGACTCCAGCTCAGATTCCAGTGAAGATCTAACCAGAGTCAGGTCATCCATGAGATTTCTCAGGCCATTGATGTCAGCCTCCACGGTCTGACGGATGACCAGCTCATTCTCAtacctgtgtcacacacacagagacagagaaatgggaaatgaGATGCTGACAGTCAATAGCACACATCCTTCTAAGATCATTATTCCAATAAAACAAGATGACTAAGTAATACCACCCAGGGCAGTCCTCCCTTGTCTTCTGAGATGATGAGAGGGATTTGACAGACATGCAAGGTTCACAGGGAGGTACTCACTTCATTCGGAAGTCATCAGCAGTCATCTTGCTGTTATCAATGTCCAGAAGCATTCTGTTATTGTCCACAGTGGCAGAAATAATCTGCAAAAGAGGAAGGTGGAGAGGAGTCTTTTTGTGTTCTAGATTTCGAGGACAAGCAGAAAGAAGGCTCTAAGCTTTGGTAGGGCCATATGGAAGGGTAACGATCCAGAGTTACTTTTCAGGGAAACTTGTGCTATCACAGACCATCCTGCCAAATCCatgctcttccctttctcaaGATAGGGGCAGTCCCCCATGTGTCCAAATAAGTGTTTGCAGCCCTTTCCATATAACGTACTTCTTCACAGTCTGTTCACTCTGTTTTCTGGGTACTGTGTGATCTGATTGTAATGAAAGACCTTGGTCCTTCCCCCTGGTGTCTGTAGGAGTGTGCAGGGACAAAGGGAGCTC
Encoded here:
- the LOC116455952 gene encoding keratin, type I cytoskeletal 15-like gives rise to the protein MSCSIKRTSSTSYRSGGGGGGGACGGSSGRSSSVSCRRYASSVIGGGSYGGAACGGYGGSLSMGSLAGGFGGGFAGSCGPGGDLLLSGNEKVTMQNLNDRLAAYLDKVRRLEEENAQLEHHIREWYRKQAPSVSKDYSSYYQTIEQLQNQIISATVDNNRMLLDIDNSKMTADDFRMKYENELVIRQTVEADINGLRNLMDDLTLVRSSLESELESLKDELIALKRNHEEEMRQLQSQTGGDVSVEVNAAPGEDLTKTLNDLRNEYEEIIARNRKEVEQWYEVKIQEVNQQVTSSSQDIQTSSHQLTELRREMQNLEIELQAQLSTKSSLENSLAETESRYGCLLQQIQGQINCVEEELASIRCEMESQSQEYKMLLGIKTRLEQEIQQYRALLQEGQQDLVASQGSFQGGGKSSQSYSASYSHSQCGDMSGQSRVC